The Fundulus heteroclitus isolate FHET01 chromosome 13, MU-UCD_Fhet_4.1, whole genome shotgun sequence genome contains a region encoding:
- the LOC105924038 gene encoding centrosomal protein of 95 kDa isoform X4, which produces MGTQEGERNWVDVANNLLSRCNVKLRLRTLSGCSADVFITLYENILGETVPDYIASPSSQEDDVHNVQSVIDSLSLDYLQISLSHITGENVVRGDKESIKNLLEIFDGLLEYLNEEINEESQNDELNGPQDEEEAGKSKEPTSSEATERETQPDRTSVSPSVDSRNREEAGSASGLIGLGGAAQTFANKQEEPAPQTSDAVSCSGPVDIEGAPHSERIYSAIPLQPPSQRNTPHCPPDVSPQSPSRPPTAAALSQGPPEEEAAPHPTQVQNSKLVTETLTNGITSPAPCLSSAESGKSLSSQQRTDTEAEGETLEDKVKATTPSPPDTEEEEEEEEEEEEGLSYAQRIKGRRTSHRKATEIRSRTVPERSEESLAYRRKRNQEAEEELHHISEKLSHRLEELDLMLKQVLGESDDSIDVREDDRQSHCSDGIMEGQRTFRRHPGTPDPESPEEAHSASASPPRDDRSLHGELEEAMAEALSLDDGRQTNLHVSDRLKQGALHHRAPQKGYNKYLENEAYEEELRRYEERERTKLQKARLKAQRAEREYREAILRDVSPSSRPSPGKTKAQRKTQRNAQTGAQKRLEGPRKAPSLVIKENDLLPVLREELPHLHVSPRALGRMWEQQMQQVDRLHASSSSHSPHRYKLSRQLEEAQRKHDLLVDLVRKDQDHNRRLTEFRDRIQQQKSVQNKLREQRQQIARAKKYHNDYHVQHRARLMRARTKEERMFRQLFEEGLELQKLRLREQRAFAKEQRLEHRRRHQDQIESLENYYKDQFSLLAEKLSQEREEIQARKKAQEKALLKMKRELRSRMEREIRDLQRIIIQNDEDDHFQDLEIQRLRNRVHMASFQHNTSYLH; this is translated from the exons atgggaacccaggagggagAGAGAA actGGGTTGATGTGGCAAACAATCTACTCAGCAGGTGTAACGTAAAGCTGAGGCTGAGGACGCTGTCGGGCTGTAGCGCAGATGTTTTCATCACTTTGTACGAGAACATCCTCGGAGAGACAgttccag ATTATATTGCGTCACCGAGCAGTCAGGAGGACGACGTCCACAACGTTCAGTCTGTGATTGACTCTCTGTCTCTGGATTACCTTCAGATCAGCCTCTCACACATCACag GAGAAAATGTTGTCAGAGGAGATAAAGAGTCGATCAAGAACCTCCTGGAAATCTTCGACGGCCTCCTGGAATATCTCAATGAGGAGATAAACGAGGAGTCGCAGAATg ATGAACTCAACGGTCCTCAGGATGAGGAAGAAGCTGGAAAAAGCAAGGAGCCGACCAGCTCGGAGGCCACAGAGCGGGAGACGCAACCCGACAGGACGTCAGTTTCACCCAGTGTAGA TTCCAGAAATCGTGAGGAGGCTGGATCGGCTAGTGGGCTCATCGGACTCGGAGGCGCCGCCCAAACATTTGCAAACAAACAAGAAG AACCGGCTCCGCAAACATCAGACGCTGTCAGCTGCTCAGGTCCTGTTGACATTGAGGGAGCGCCGCACAGCGAACGGATCTACTCGGCCATCCCATTACAGCCACCCAGCCAGCGTAACACGCCCCACTGTCCCCCCGACGTCAGCCCGCAGTCTCCCAGCCGTCCTCCCACAGCCGCCGCCCTCAGTCAGGGACCCCCAGAGGAGGAGGCGGCCCCTCATCCAACACAGGTCCAG AACTCTAAACTGGTAACAGAGACCCTGACCAATGGAATAACGTCCCCCGCACCCTGCCTGTCATCTG CTGAAAGTGGGAAATCTCTATCCAGCCAGCAGAGAACTGACACCGAGGCGGAGGGAGAGACACTAGAG GATAAGGTGAAGGCCACCACGCCTTCACCCCcagacactgaggaggaggaggaggaggaggaggaggaggaagaaggtcTGAGTTATGCACAAAGAATTAAGGGGAGAAGAACAAGCCACAGAAAAGCCACAGAGATCCG CAGCAGGACGGTACCTGAAAGATCAGAAGAGTCTCTGGCGTATCGGAGAAAAAGGAACCAGGAAGCAGAAGAGGAGTTGCACCACATATCTGAGAAACTCTCTCACCGACTGGAGGAACTGGATCTG aTGTTGAAACAAGTTCTGGGAGAAAGTGATGACTCCATTGATGTAAGGGAGGACGACAGGCAGTCCCACTGCAGTGACGGCATCATGGAGGGCCAGAGGACGTTCAGACGACACCCAG GAACACCTGATCCTGAATCCCCAGAGGAAGCACACTCGGCCTCCGCCTCTCCCCCTCGGGATGATCGCTCCTTACACGGAGAGCTGGAGGAAGCCATGGCGGAGGCTTTGAGCCTGGATGATGGGAGACAAACTAATCTCCACGTTTCTGATCGTTTGAAACAAGGAGCGTTACACCACAGGGCGCCTCAGAAAGGTTACAACAAG TATCTGGAGAATGAAGCTTACGAAGAGGAGTTGAGAAGATATGAGGAGAGAGAACGGACTAAACTACAAAAAGCACGCCTCAAAGCTCAGAGGGCA GAGCGAGAGTACAGAGAGGCCATTCTACGAGACGTTTCTCCATCATCCAGACCGTCTCCTGGCAAAACGAAGGCTCAACGTAAAACACAACGCAACGCACAAACGGGAGCACAGAAACGCCTCGAGGGCCCCAGGAAAGCTCCTTCAC TGGTGATAAAAGAGAACGATCTCCTCCCTGTGCTGCGAGAGGAGCTGCCCCACCTCCACGTCTCGCCTCGTGCTTTGGGTCGAATGTGGGAGCAGCAAATGCAGCAGGTGGACAGACTCCACGCCTCGTCCTCCTCGCACAGCCCCCATCGCTACAAGCTCTCCAGGCAG TTGGAGGAAGCTCAGCGGAAACATGACCTGCTGGTGGACCTCGTGCGCAAAGACCAGGACCACAACAGGCGTCTG ACGGAGTTTAGAGATCGGATCCAGCAGCAGAAGTCGGTGCAGAATAAACTGAGGGAGCAGAGGCAGCAGATCGCCCGGGCCAAGAAGTACCACAACGACTACCACGTTCAGCACCGGGCCCGGCTGATGAGGGCCCGCACTAAGGAGGAGAGG ATGTTTCGGCAGCTGTTTGAAGAAGGTTTGGAGCTCCAGAAGCTCCGGCTGAGGGAGCAGAGGGCGTTCGCCAAGGAGCAGCGGCTGGAGCATCGCAGACGACACCAGGACCAGATCGAGTCCTTGGAGAACTACTACAAGGACCAG TTTTCACTACTAGCTGAAAAGCTTTCGCAGGAGCGGGAGGAGATCCAAGCTCGGAAAAAAGCTCAAGAAAAG GCGCTGCTCAAAATGAAGCGAGAGCTGCGTTCCCGGATGGAGCGGGAAATCAGGGACCTGCAGAGAATCATCATCCAGAACGACGAGGACGACCACTTCCAGGATCTTGAGATCCAGAGGCTGCGTAACCGGGTCCACATGGCCTCCTTCCAGCACAACACCAGCTATCTCCACTGA
- the LOC105924038 gene encoding centrosomal protein of 95 kDa isoform X2 yields MGTQEGERNWVDVANNLLSRCNVKLRLRTLSGCSADVFITLYENILGETVPDYIASPSSQEDDVHNVQSVIDSLSLDYLQISLSHITGENVVRGDKESIKNLLEIFDGLLEYLNEEINEESQNDELNGPQDEEEAGKSKEPTSSEATERETQPDRTSVSPSVDSRNREEAGSASGLIGLGGAAQTFANKQEEPAPQTSDAVSCSGPVDIEGAPHSERIYSAIPLQPPSQRNTPHCPPDVSPQSPSRPPTAAALSQGPPEEEAAPHPTQVQNSKLVTETLTNGITSPAPCLSSAESGKSLSSQQRTDTEAEGETLEPTNGGPRKVLFRTQPDVLFLTLQDKVKATTPSPPDTEEEEEEEEEEEEGLSYAQRIKGRRTSHRKATEIRRTVPERSEESLAYRRKRNQEAEEELHHISEKLSHRLEELDLMLKQVLGESDDSIDVREDDRQSHCSDGIMEGQRTFRRHPGTPDPESPEEAHSASASPPRDDRSLHGELEEAMAEALSLDDGRQTNLHVSDRLKQGALHHRAPQKGYNKYLENEAYEEELRRYEERERTKLQKARLKAQRAEREYREAILRDVSPSSRPSPGKTKAQRKTQRNAQTGAQKRLEGPRKAPSLVIKENDLLPVLREELPHLHVSPRALGRMWEQQMQQVDRLHASSSSHSPHRYKLSRQLEEAQRKHDLLVDLVRKDQDHNRRLTEFRDRIQQQKSVQNKLREQRQQIARAKKYHNDYHVQHRARLMRARTKEERMFRQLFEEGLELQKLRLREQRAFAKEQRLEHRRRHQDQIESLENYYKDQFSLLAEKLSQEREEIQARKKAQEKALLKMKRELRSRMEREIRDLQRIIIQNDEDDHFQDLEIQRLRNRVHMASFQHNTSYLH; encoded by the exons atgggaacccaggagggagAGAGAA actGGGTTGATGTGGCAAACAATCTACTCAGCAGGTGTAACGTAAAGCTGAGGCTGAGGACGCTGTCGGGCTGTAGCGCAGATGTTTTCATCACTTTGTACGAGAACATCCTCGGAGAGACAgttccag ATTATATTGCGTCACCGAGCAGTCAGGAGGACGACGTCCACAACGTTCAGTCTGTGATTGACTCTCTGTCTCTGGATTACCTTCAGATCAGCCTCTCACACATCACag GAGAAAATGTTGTCAGAGGAGATAAAGAGTCGATCAAGAACCTCCTGGAAATCTTCGACGGCCTCCTGGAATATCTCAATGAGGAGATAAACGAGGAGTCGCAGAATg ATGAACTCAACGGTCCTCAGGATGAGGAAGAAGCTGGAAAAAGCAAGGAGCCGACCAGCTCGGAGGCCACAGAGCGGGAGACGCAACCCGACAGGACGTCAGTTTCACCCAGTGTAGA TTCCAGAAATCGTGAGGAGGCTGGATCGGCTAGTGGGCTCATCGGACTCGGAGGCGCCGCCCAAACATTTGCAAACAAACAAGAAG AACCGGCTCCGCAAACATCAGACGCTGTCAGCTGCTCAGGTCCTGTTGACATTGAGGGAGCGCCGCACAGCGAACGGATCTACTCGGCCATCCCATTACAGCCACCCAGCCAGCGTAACACGCCCCACTGTCCCCCCGACGTCAGCCCGCAGTCTCCCAGCCGTCCTCCCACAGCCGCCGCCCTCAGTCAGGGACCCCCAGAGGAGGAGGCGGCCCCTCATCCAACACAGGTCCAG AACTCTAAACTGGTAACAGAGACCCTGACCAATGGAATAACGTCCCCCGCACCCTGCCTGTCATCTG CTGAAAGTGGGAAATCTCTATCCAGCCAGCAGAGAACTGACACCGAGGCGGAGGGAGAGACACTAGAG CCAACTAACGGAGGTCCGAGAAAGGTCTTATTCCGCACCCAGCCGGATGTGCTCTTCCTCACCCTGCAGGATAAGGTGAAGGCCACCACGCCTTCACCCCcagacactgaggaggaggaggaggaggaggaggaggaggaagaaggtcTGAGTTATGCACAAAGAATTAAGGGGAGAAGAACAAGCCACAGAAAAGCCACAGAGATCCG CAGGACGGTACCTGAAAGATCAGAAGAGTCTCTGGCGTATCGGAGAAAAAGGAACCAGGAAGCAGAAGAGGAGTTGCACCACATATCTGAGAAACTCTCTCACCGACTGGAGGAACTGGATCTG aTGTTGAAACAAGTTCTGGGAGAAAGTGATGACTCCATTGATGTAAGGGAGGACGACAGGCAGTCCCACTGCAGTGACGGCATCATGGAGGGCCAGAGGACGTTCAGACGACACCCAG GAACACCTGATCCTGAATCCCCAGAGGAAGCACACTCGGCCTCCGCCTCTCCCCCTCGGGATGATCGCTCCTTACACGGAGAGCTGGAGGAAGCCATGGCGGAGGCTTTGAGCCTGGATGATGGGAGACAAACTAATCTCCACGTTTCTGATCGTTTGAAACAAGGAGCGTTACACCACAGGGCGCCTCAGAAAGGTTACAACAAG TATCTGGAGAATGAAGCTTACGAAGAGGAGTTGAGAAGATATGAGGAGAGAGAACGGACTAAACTACAAAAAGCACGCCTCAAAGCTCAGAGGGCA GAGCGAGAGTACAGAGAGGCCATTCTACGAGACGTTTCTCCATCATCCAGACCGTCTCCTGGCAAAACGAAGGCTCAACGTAAAACACAACGCAACGCACAAACGGGAGCACAGAAACGCCTCGAGGGCCCCAGGAAAGCTCCTTCAC TGGTGATAAAAGAGAACGATCTCCTCCCTGTGCTGCGAGAGGAGCTGCCCCACCTCCACGTCTCGCCTCGTGCTTTGGGTCGAATGTGGGAGCAGCAAATGCAGCAGGTGGACAGACTCCACGCCTCGTCCTCCTCGCACAGCCCCCATCGCTACAAGCTCTCCAGGCAG TTGGAGGAAGCTCAGCGGAAACATGACCTGCTGGTGGACCTCGTGCGCAAAGACCAGGACCACAACAGGCGTCTG ACGGAGTTTAGAGATCGGATCCAGCAGCAGAAGTCGGTGCAGAATAAACTGAGGGAGCAGAGGCAGCAGATCGCCCGGGCCAAGAAGTACCACAACGACTACCACGTTCAGCACCGGGCCCGGCTGATGAGGGCCCGCACTAAGGAGGAGAGG ATGTTTCGGCAGCTGTTTGAAGAAGGTTTGGAGCTCCAGAAGCTCCGGCTGAGGGAGCAGAGGGCGTTCGCCAAGGAGCAGCGGCTGGAGCATCGCAGACGACACCAGGACCAGATCGAGTCCTTGGAGAACTACTACAAGGACCAG TTTTCACTACTAGCTGAAAAGCTTTCGCAGGAGCGGGAGGAGATCCAAGCTCGGAAAAAAGCTCAAGAAAAG GCGCTGCTCAAAATGAAGCGAGAGCTGCGTTCCCGGATGGAGCGGGAAATCAGGGACCTGCAGAGAATCATCATCCAGAACGACGAGGACGACCACTTCCAGGATCTTGAGATCCAGAGGCTGCGTAACCGGGTCCACATGGCCTCCTTCCAGCACAACACCAGCTATCTCCACTGA
- the LOC105924038 gene encoding centrosomal protein of 95 kDa isoform X1, with translation MGTQEGERNWVDVANNLLSRCNVKLRLRTLSGCSADVFITLYENILGETVPDYIASPSSQEDDVHNVQSVIDSLSLDYLQISLSHITGENVVRGDKESIKNLLEIFDGLLEYLNEEINEESQNDELNGPQDEEEAGKSKEPTSSEATERETQPDRTSVSPSVDSRNREEAGSASGLIGLGGAAQTFANKQEEPAPQTSDAVSCSGPVDIEGAPHSERIYSAIPLQPPSQRNTPHCPPDVSPQSPSRPPTAAALSQGPPEEEAAPHPTQVQNSKLVTETLTNGITSPAPCLSSAESGKSLSSQQRTDTEAEGETLEPTNGGPRKVLFRTQPDVLFLTLQDKVKATTPSPPDTEEEEEEEEEEEEGLSYAQRIKGRRTSHRKATEIRSRTVPERSEESLAYRRKRNQEAEEELHHISEKLSHRLEELDLMLKQVLGESDDSIDVREDDRQSHCSDGIMEGQRTFRRHPGTPDPESPEEAHSASASPPRDDRSLHGELEEAMAEALSLDDGRQTNLHVSDRLKQGALHHRAPQKGYNKYLENEAYEEELRRYEERERTKLQKARLKAQRAEREYREAILRDVSPSSRPSPGKTKAQRKTQRNAQTGAQKRLEGPRKAPSLVIKENDLLPVLREELPHLHVSPRALGRMWEQQMQQVDRLHASSSSHSPHRYKLSRQLEEAQRKHDLLVDLVRKDQDHNRRLTEFRDRIQQQKSVQNKLREQRQQIARAKKYHNDYHVQHRARLMRARTKEERMFRQLFEEGLELQKLRLREQRAFAKEQRLEHRRRHQDQIESLENYYKDQFSLLAEKLSQEREEIQARKKAQEKALLKMKRELRSRMEREIRDLQRIIIQNDEDDHFQDLEIQRLRNRVHMASFQHNTSYLH, from the exons atgggaacccaggagggagAGAGAA actGGGTTGATGTGGCAAACAATCTACTCAGCAGGTGTAACGTAAAGCTGAGGCTGAGGACGCTGTCGGGCTGTAGCGCAGATGTTTTCATCACTTTGTACGAGAACATCCTCGGAGAGACAgttccag ATTATATTGCGTCACCGAGCAGTCAGGAGGACGACGTCCACAACGTTCAGTCTGTGATTGACTCTCTGTCTCTGGATTACCTTCAGATCAGCCTCTCACACATCACag GAGAAAATGTTGTCAGAGGAGATAAAGAGTCGATCAAGAACCTCCTGGAAATCTTCGACGGCCTCCTGGAATATCTCAATGAGGAGATAAACGAGGAGTCGCAGAATg ATGAACTCAACGGTCCTCAGGATGAGGAAGAAGCTGGAAAAAGCAAGGAGCCGACCAGCTCGGAGGCCACAGAGCGGGAGACGCAACCCGACAGGACGTCAGTTTCACCCAGTGTAGA TTCCAGAAATCGTGAGGAGGCTGGATCGGCTAGTGGGCTCATCGGACTCGGAGGCGCCGCCCAAACATTTGCAAACAAACAAGAAG AACCGGCTCCGCAAACATCAGACGCTGTCAGCTGCTCAGGTCCTGTTGACATTGAGGGAGCGCCGCACAGCGAACGGATCTACTCGGCCATCCCATTACAGCCACCCAGCCAGCGTAACACGCCCCACTGTCCCCCCGACGTCAGCCCGCAGTCTCCCAGCCGTCCTCCCACAGCCGCCGCCCTCAGTCAGGGACCCCCAGAGGAGGAGGCGGCCCCTCATCCAACACAGGTCCAG AACTCTAAACTGGTAACAGAGACCCTGACCAATGGAATAACGTCCCCCGCACCCTGCCTGTCATCTG CTGAAAGTGGGAAATCTCTATCCAGCCAGCAGAGAACTGACACCGAGGCGGAGGGAGAGACACTAGAG CCAACTAACGGAGGTCCGAGAAAGGTCTTATTCCGCACCCAGCCGGATGTGCTCTTCCTCACCCTGCAGGATAAGGTGAAGGCCACCACGCCTTCACCCCcagacactgaggaggaggaggaggaggaggaggaggaggaagaaggtcTGAGTTATGCACAAAGAATTAAGGGGAGAAGAACAAGCCACAGAAAAGCCACAGAGATCCG CAGCAGGACGGTACCTGAAAGATCAGAAGAGTCTCTGGCGTATCGGAGAAAAAGGAACCAGGAAGCAGAAGAGGAGTTGCACCACATATCTGAGAAACTCTCTCACCGACTGGAGGAACTGGATCTG aTGTTGAAACAAGTTCTGGGAGAAAGTGATGACTCCATTGATGTAAGGGAGGACGACAGGCAGTCCCACTGCAGTGACGGCATCATGGAGGGCCAGAGGACGTTCAGACGACACCCAG GAACACCTGATCCTGAATCCCCAGAGGAAGCACACTCGGCCTCCGCCTCTCCCCCTCGGGATGATCGCTCCTTACACGGAGAGCTGGAGGAAGCCATGGCGGAGGCTTTGAGCCTGGATGATGGGAGACAAACTAATCTCCACGTTTCTGATCGTTTGAAACAAGGAGCGTTACACCACAGGGCGCCTCAGAAAGGTTACAACAAG TATCTGGAGAATGAAGCTTACGAAGAGGAGTTGAGAAGATATGAGGAGAGAGAACGGACTAAACTACAAAAAGCACGCCTCAAAGCTCAGAGGGCA GAGCGAGAGTACAGAGAGGCCATTCTACGAGACGTTTCTCCATCATCCAGACCGTCTCCTGGCAAAACGAAGGCTCAACGTAAAACACAACGCAACGCACAAACGGGAGCACAGAAACGCCTCGAGGGCCCCAGGAAAGCTCCTTCAC TGGTGATAAAAGAGAACGATCTCCTCCCTGTGCTGCGAGAGGAGCTGCCCCACCTCCACGTCTCGCCTCGTGCTTTGGGTCGAATGTGGGAGCAGCAAATGCAGCAGGTGGACAGACTCCACGCCTCGTCCTCCTCGCACAGCCCCCATCGCTACAAGCTCTCCAGGCAG TTGGAGGAAGCTCAGCGGAAACATGACCTGCTGGTGGACCTCGTGCGCAAAGACCAGGACCACAACAGGCGTCTG ACGGAGTTTAGAGATCGGATCCAGCAGCAGAAGTCGGTGCAGAATAAACTGAGGGAGCAGAGGCAGCAGATCGCCCGGGCCAAGAAGTACCACAACGACTACCACGTTCAGCACCGGGCCCGGCTGATGAGGGCCCGCACTAAGGAGGAGAGG ATGTTTCGGCAGCTGTTTGAAGAAGGTTTGGAGCTCCAGAAGCTCCGGCTGAGGGAGCAGAGGGCGTTCGCCAAGGAGCAGCGGCTGGAGCATCGCAGACGACACCAGGACCAGATCGAGTCCTTGGAGAACTACTACAAGGACCAG TTTTCACTACTAGCTGAAAAGCTTTCGCAGGAGCGGGAGGAGATCCAAGCTCGGAAAAAAGCTCAAGAAAAG GCGCTGCTCAAAATGAAGCGAGAGCTGCGTTCCCGGATGGAGCGGGAAATCAGGGACCTGCAGAGAATCATCATCCAGAACGACGAGGACGACCACTTCCAGGATCTTGAGATCCAGAGGCTGCGTAACCGGGTCCACATGGCCTCCTTCCAGCACAACACCAGCTATCTCCACTGA
- the LOC105924038 gene encoding centrosomal protein of 95 kDa isoform X3, which produces MGTQEGERNWVDVANNLLSRCNVKLRLRTLSGCSADVFITLYENILGETVPDYIASPSSQEDDVHNVQSVIDSLSLDYLQISLSHITGENVVRGDKESIKNLLEIFDGLLEYLNEEINEESQNDELNGPQDEEEAGKSKEPTSSEATERETQPDRTSVSPSVDSRNREEAGSASGLIGLGGAAQTFANKQEEPAPQTSDAVSCSGPVDIEGAPHSERIYSAIPLQPPSQRNTPHCPPDVSPQSPSRPPTAAALSQGPPEEEAAPHPTQVQNSKLVTETLTNGITSPAPCLSSAESGKSLSSQQRTDTEAEGETLEPTNGGPRKVLFRTQPDVLFLTLQDKVKATTPSPPDTEEEEEEEEEEEEGLSYAQRIKGRRTSHRKATEIRSRTVPERSEESLAYRRKRNQEAEEELHHISEKLSHRLEELDLMLKQVLGESDDSIDVREDDRQSHCSDGIMEGQRTFRRHPGTPDPESPEEAHSASASPPRDDRSLHGELEEAMAEALSLDDGRQTNLHVSDRLKQGALHHRAPQKGYNKYLENEAYEEELRRYEERERTKLQKARLKAQREREYREAILRDVSPSSRPSPGKTKAQRKTQRNAQTGAQKRLEGPRKAPSLVIKENDLLPVLREELPHLHVSPRALGRMWEQQMQQVDRLHASSSSHSPHRYKLSRQLEEAQRKHDLLVDLVRKDQDHNRRLTEFRDRIQQQKSVQNKLREQRQQIARAKKYHNDYHVQHRARLMRARTKEERMFRQLFEEGLELQKLRLREQRAFAKEQRLEHRRRHQDQIESLENYYKDQFSLLAEKLSQEREEIQARKKAQEKALLKMKRELRSRMEREIRDLQRIIIQNDEDDHFQDLEIQRLRNRVHMASFQHNTSYLH; this is translated from the exons atgggaacccaggagggagAGAGAA actGGGTTGATGTGGCAAACAATCTACTCAGCAGGTGTAACGTAAAGCTGAGGCTGAGGACGCTGTCGGGCTGTAGCGCAGATGTTTTCATCACTTTGTACGAGAACATCCTCGGAGAGACAgttccag ATTATATTGCGTCACCGAGCAGTCAGGAGGACGACGTCCACAACGTTCAGTCTGTGATTGACTCTCTGTCTCTGGATTACCTTCAGATCAGCCTCTCACACATCACag GAGAAAATGTTGTCAGAGGAGATAAAGAGTCGATCAAGAACCTCCTGGAAATCTTCGACGGCCTCCTGGAATATCTCAATGAGGAGATAAACGAGGAGTCGCAGAATg ATGAACTCAACGGTCCTCAGGATGAGGAAGAAGCTGGAAAAAGCAAGGAGCCGACCAGCTCGGAGGCCACAGAGCGGGAGACGCAACCCGACAGGACGTCAGTTTCACCCAGTGTAGA TTCCAGAAATCGTGAGGAGGCTGGATCGGCTAGTGGGCTCATCGGACTCGGAGGCGCCGCCCAAACATTTGCAAACAAACAAGAAG AACCGGCTCCGCAAACATCAGACGCTGTCAGCTGCTCAGGTCCTGTTGACATTGAGGGAGCGCCGCACAGCGAACGGATCTACTCGGCCATCCCATTACAGCCACCCAGCCAGCGTAACACGCCCCACTGTCCCCCCGACGTCAGCCCGCAGTCTCCCAGCCGTCCTCCCACAGCCGCCGCCCTCAGTCAGGGACCCCCAGAGGAGGAGGCGGCCCCTCATCCAACACAGGTCCAG AACTCTAAACTGGTAACAGAGACCCTGACCAATGGAATAACGTCCCCCGCACCCTGCCTGTCATCTG CTGAAAGTGGGAAATCTCTATCCAGCCAGCAGAGAACTGACACCGAGGCGGAGGGAGAGACACTAGAG CCAACTAACGGAGGTCCGAGAAAGGTCTTATTCCGCACCCAGCCGGATGTGCTCTTCCTCACCCTGCAGGATAAGGTGAAGGCCACCACGCCTTCACCCCcagacactgaggaggaggaggaggaggaggaggaggaggaagaaggtcTGAGTTATGCACAAAGAATTAAGGGGAGAAGAACAAGCCACAGAAAAGCCACAGAGATCCG CAGCAGGACGGTACCTGAAAGATCAGAAGAGTCTCTGGCGTATCGGAGAAAAAGGAACCAGGAAGCAGAAGAGGAGTTGCACCACATATCTGAGAAACTCTCTCACCGACTGGAGGAACTGGATCTG aTGTTGAAACAAGTTCTGGGAGAAAGTGATGACTCCATTGATGTAAGGGAGGACGACAGGCAGTCCCACTGCAGTGACGGCATCATGGAGGGCCAGAGGACGTTCAGACGACACCCAG GAACACCTGATCCTGAATCCCCAGAGGAAGCACACTCGGCCTCCGCCTCTCCCCCTCGGGATGATCGCTCCTTACACGGAGAGCTGGAGGAAGCCATGGCGGAGGCTTTGAGCCTGGATGATGGGAGACAAACTAATCTCCACGTTTCTGATCGTTTGAAACAAGGAGCGTTACACCACAGGGCGCCTCAGAAAGGTTACAACAAG TATCTGGAGAATGAAGCTTACGAAGAGGAGTTGAGAAGATATGAGGAGAGAGAACGGACTAAACTACAAAAAGCACGCCTCAAAGCTCAGAGG GAGCGAGAGTACAGAGAGGCCATTCTACGAGACGTTTCTCCATCATCCAGACCGTCTCCTGGCAAAACGAAGGCTCAACGTAAAACACAACGCAACGCACAAACGGGAGCACAGAAACGCCTCGAGGGCCCCAGGAAAGCTCCTTCAC TGGTGATAAAAGAGAACGATCTCCTCCCTGTGCTGCGAGAGGAGCTGCCCCACCTCCACGTCTCGCCTCGTGCTTTGGGTCGAATGTGGGAGCAGCAAATGCAGCAGGTGGACAGACTCCACGCCTCGTCCTCCTCGCACAGCCCCCATCGCTACAAGCTCTCCAGGCAG TTGGAGGAAGCTCAGCGGAAACATGACCTGCTGGTGGACCTCGTGCGCAAAGACCAGGACCACAACAGGCGTCTG ACGGAGTTTAGAGATCGGATCCAGCAGCAGAAGTCGGTGCAGAATAAACTGAGGGAGCAGAGGCAGCAGATCGCCCGGGCCAAGAAGTACCACAACGACTACCACGTTCAGCACCGGGCCCGGCTGATGAGGGCCCGCACTAAGGAGGAGAGG ATGTTTCGGCAGCTGTTTGAAGAAGGTTTGGAGCTCCAGAAGCTCCGGCTGAGGGAGCAGAGGGCGTTCGCCAAGGAGCAGCGGCTGGAGCATCGCAGACGACACCAGGACCAGATCGAGTCCTTGGAGAACTACTACAAGGACCAG TTTTCACTACTAGCTGAAAAGCTTTCGCAGGAGCGGGAGGAGATCCAAGCTCGGAAAAAAGCTCAAGAAAAG GCGCTGCTCAAAATGAAGCGAGAGCTGCGTTCCCGGATGGAGCGGGAAATCAGGGACCTGCAGAGAATCATCATCCAGAACGACGAGGACGACCACTTCCAGGATCTTGAGATCCAGAGGCTGCGTAACCGGGTCCACATGGCCTCCTTCCAGCACAACACCAGCTATCTCCACTGA